Proteins encoded in a region of the Clostridium beijerinckii genome:
- the gnd gene encoding phosphogluconate dehydrogenase (NAD(+)-dependent, decarboxylating): MKIAIIGLGKMGLNIACNLKNHNYDVMGFDLSDKAKENAEKAGIKTFDNLEKIVTSFTEKRVIWSMLPAGEITESVLNQLLNLLSPNDIVIEGGNSNFKDSIRRAKNFKEKEISYFDCGTSGGTSGALGGACTMIGGDPEVFKDIEPIFKDISVEKGYLYTGQSGSGHFLKMIHNGIEYGMMQAIGEGFQIVKESEFDYDLAAVARVWNNGSVIRGWLMEIAESQFKNSLNLEDYRGVVAASGEAKWTIETALDMGIAVPTIALSLFMRNLSQEDDSFSAKVVSALRNGFGGHSIVKKDK; this comes from the coding sequence ATGAAAATAGCAATTATAGGTCTTGGTAAGATGGGTTTAAACATAGCATGTAATTTAAAGAATCATAATTATGATGTTATGGGATTTGATTTATCTGATAAAGCAAAAGAAAATGCTGAAAAGGCAGGGATAAAAACATTTGATAATTTAGAGAAAATCGTTACTTCATTTACTGAAAAAAGAGTTATCTGGTCTATGTTACCTGCTGGAGAAATTACGGAATCTGTATTGAATCAATTGCTGAATTTACTTTCTCCAAATGACATTGTCATTGAAGGTGGAAATTCAAATTTTAAGGATTCAATACGACGTGCAAAGAATTTTAAGGAGAAAGAAATATCTTATTTTGATTGTGGAACATCAGGTGGAACTTCTGGAGCACTCGGTGGTGCATGCACTATGATTGGTGGAGATCCTGAAGTATTTAAGGATATAGAGCCAATTTTCAAAGATATATCAGTTGAAAAGGGTTACTTATATACTGGCCAATCTGGAAGTGGTCACTTTTTGAAAATGATCCATAATGGAATCGAATACGGAATGATGCAAGCAATCGGTGAAGGTTTCCAAATTGTTAAAGAAAGTGAATTTGATTATGATTTAGCTGCTGTTGCAAGGGTTTGGAATAACGGATCTGTTATTCGAGGTTGGCTTATGGAAATTGCTGAATCACAATTTAAAAATAGTCTAAATTTAGAAGACTACAGAGGAGTTGTTGCTGCATCTGGAGAAGCAAAATGGACTATTGAGACTGCTTTGGATATGGGGATTGCAGTACCAACAATTGCTTTGAGTTTATTTATGCGTAATTTGTCTCAAGAAGATGATAGTTTTTCTGCAAAGGTAGTTTCGGCTTTACGAAACGGATTTGGTGGACATTCTATTGTAAAGAAGGATAAGTAG
- a CDS encoding D-isomer specific 2-hydroxyacid dehydrogenase family protein, translating into MREYKIAIVNSSSFGKIFPEHIDRLKEIGSVDYFQVDNEMHGKELANLLSGYNIIVASVTPFFTKEFFDSKDELLLITRHGIGYNNIDIDAAKEHDTIVTIVPALVERDAVAENNITNLLAVLRKTMESSNRVKADRWEDRAEFVGHALFNKTVGVIGVGNTGSCVVEIVRNGFRCNVLAYDPYKSDLYLQTYGARKVELDELLTSSDIICFCANLTKESYHMISKNEIEKMKDGVYISNSARGALLDENAVIEGLKSGKIAGFATDVLEEEPGRKSHPYLAFDNVLITPHTSAYTIECLEQMGNKCVTDVEQIVQGILPERAIQSTSKFIKK; encoded by the coding sequence ATGAGAGAATATAAGATAGCTATTGTTAATTCAAGTAGTTTTGGAAAGATATTCCCTGAGCACATTGATCGGTTGAAGGAAATAGGATCTGTTGATTATTTTCAAGTTGATAATGAAATGCATGGAAAAGAACTTGCAAACTTATTAAGTGGATACAATATTATCGTTGCAAGTGTAACCCCCTTTTTTACTAAAGAGTTTTTTGATTCCAAAGATGAGCTTTTGCTGATTACACGTCATGGAATTGGATACAACAATATTGATATCGATGCGGCAAAAGAACATGATACTATTGTTACAATAGTTCCGGCTTTAGTAGAACGGGACGCAGTCGCAGAAAACAACATTACAAATTTGCTGGCTGTATTGAGAAAAACAATGGAGTCCAGTAATCGAGTTAAAGCGGATCGTTGGGAAGATCGAGCTGAATTTGTTGGACATGCACTTTTTAATAAAACAGTAGGTGTTATTGGAGTTGGAAACACAGGAAGTTGTGTAGTAGAGATTGTTAGAAATGGTTTTAGATGTAATGTTTTGGCCTATGACCCATACAAGTCAGATTTGTATTTACAGACTTATGGGGCAAGGAAAGTTGAATTAGATGAACTACTGACTTCTTCTGATATTATTTGTTTTTGTGCAAATTTAACTAAAGAAAGTTATCATATGATATCTAAAAACGAAATAGAAAAAATGAAAGACGGTGTTTACATATCGAATAGTGCGCGAGGAGCATTATTGGATGAAAATGCGGTTATTGAGGGATTGAAATCTGGAAAAATTGCTGGTTTTGCGACAGATGTTTTAGAAGAAGAGCCAGGAAGAAAGAGCCATCCTTATCTAGCTTTTGATAACGTTTTAATAACTCCTCATACATCAGCTTATACTATAGAATGTCTAGAGCAAATGGGTAATAAATGCGTAACAGATGTGGAACAAATAGTTCAAGGTATTTTACCAGAAAGGGCAATTCAGTCAACAAGTAAATTCATTAAAAAATAG
- a CDS encoding iron-containing alcohol dehydrogenase family protein, whose translation MLTDLKVKVGPEFYRYHEGAIDFIPQLLKEHKSKNILIVHGTISWEKAKPKMKFLETIDQNVFYHQYTGECSYYGADLIAQIVEENDIDFIIGVGGGKLVDLVGYAGHICNVKYGVVPTLVSNCAPWTPLSVMYKESGESEGKSEHYMRQASFLITDPYLVIDSPVRYFIAGLADTIAKWYESDSILAQKHLQNEPFLRLASYTAKLCNESIVRESAKAMKDMENKVVSEEFVHLSEIVIAVAGLCGGLGDKYARNAAAHAMHDAIAKYIPESHSYLHGEKVAYGVLYQLALEGKWSTIDSLMPFYSDLKLPVSLHYMGLYPEDEKVLDDIVGFIDSKEKVHLIPVVITPDILKKTIFDLEKYVEKR comes from the coding sequence ATGTTGACAGATTTAAAGGTTAAAGTTGGTCCTGAGTTCTATAGGTATCATGAAGGTGCAATTGATTTTATTCCGCAATTATTAAAAGAACATAAATCAAAGAATATCTTGATTGTACATGGAACAATTTCTTGGGAAAAAGCAAAGCCAAAGATGAAGTTTTTAGAAACGATAGATCAAAATGTTTTTTATCATCAATATACAGGTGAATGTAGTTATTATGGTGCAGATTTAATAGCACAAATCGTTGAAGAAAATGATATCGATTTTATTATTGGAGTTGGTGGCGGAAAACTTGTAGATCTCGTTGGATATGCTGGTCATATTTGTAATGTTAAATATGGTGTCGTTCCAACTTTGGTTAGTAATTGTGCACCATGGACACCTTTATCTGTTATGTATAAAGAAAGTGGAGAATCAGAAGGAAAATCTGAGCATTATATGAGGCAGGCTAGTTTCTTGATAACAGATCCATATTTAGTGATTGATTCTCCAGTACGTTACTTCATTGCAGGGTTGGCAGATACAATTGCAAAATGGTATGAATCAGATTCTATTTTGGCTCAAAAACATTTACAGAACGAGCCCTTTTTGAGGCTAGCAAGTTATACTGCAAAGTTATGTAATGAATCAATTGTAAGAGAATCGGCTAAAGCAATGAAAGATATGGAGAATAAAGTAGTTTCGGAAGAATTTGTACATTTGTCTGAAATTGTGATAGCAGTTGCAGGTTTATGTGGAGGATTGGGAGATAAATATGCTCGTAATGCCGCAGCACATGCAATGCATGACGCAATAGCTAAATATATTCCGGAAAGCCATTCATATCTTCATGGCGAAAAAGTAGCTTATGGGGTTTTATACCAGTTGGCTCTAGAAGGCAAGTGGTCGACGATTGATTCTTTAATGCCTTTCTATTCAGATTTGAAGCTGCCTGTATCTCTGCATTATATGGGATTGTATCCAGAAGATGAAAAAGTTCTTGATGATATAGTTGGTTTTATTGATTCAAAAGAAAAGGTTCATTTAATTCCTGTTGTAATTACGCCAGATATTTTGAAAAAAACAATCTTTGATTTAGAAAAATATGTAGAAAAGAGGTAG
- a CDS encoding PTS mannose/fructose/sorbose/N-acetylgalactosamine transporter subunit IIC — METLSVLQSFLIALWVGAVMSRWFGGGASLTLRFSPLMTGLIVGIVMGNVGQAMIVTAALQLIYMGVFSPGGSMPQEPSIAAAIAVPVALLGNLQPEAAIAVAVPVGLLGSYLYQFRFFINTFLGKYTDKAVEDLNDGAIKRSIILLPTIASFALFVPLVFVALYFGAPIIADVINALKGSYIIHILEVVGGGLAAIGIATTVYVIGRKDYLAFFFLAYFMSVSLKSLNITMVTYAVFGLLIALIFSMSQKGKNVPSTNVAKGTETLDEDDYDDGF; from the coding sequence ATGGAAACTTTAAGTGTATTACAGAGTTTTTTAATCGCTTTGTGGGTTGGCGCGGTTATGTCAAGATGGTTTGGAGGAGGAGCTTCATTAACGCTTCGATTTTCACCTTTAATGACTGGTTTGATTGTTGGTATTGTTATGGGAAATGTTGGCCAAGCAATGATTGTTACAGCAGCGCTGCAGTTGATTTATATGGGGGTTTTCTCTCCAGGAGGATCCATGCCACAAGAACCATCTATTGCAGCAGCTATCGCAGTACCGGTTGCTTTACTAGGAAATTTACAGCCTGAAGCCGCTATTGCTGTCGCAGTTCCAGTTGGTTTGTTAGGAAGTTATTTATATCAATTCCGTTTTTTTATCAATACATTCTTAGGTAAATATACAGATAAAGCTGTAGAAGATTTAAATGATGGCGCTATTAAGCGTTCGATAATTCTTTTACCTACAATTGCATCATTTGCTCTATTTGTACCATTGGTATTTGTAGCTTTATATTTTGGGGCACCAATTATTGCAGATGTAATCAATGCTTTGAAAGGAAGTTATATCATTCATATACTTGAAGTTGTTGGTGGTGGATTAGCTGCTATTGGTATTGCCACAACAGTTTATGTAATTGGACGTAAGGATTACTTAGCATTCTTTTTCTTGGCGTATTTCATGAGTGTTTCATTAAAATCATTAAATATTACAATGGTAACTTATGCTGTGTTTGGTCTATTGATTGCTTTAATTTTCAGTATGTCTCAAAAAGGAAAGAATGTTCCTAGTACAAATGTTGCTAAGGGTACAGAGACATTAGATGAAGATGATTATGATGATGGGTTTTAA
- a CDS encoding PTS system mannose/fructose/sorbose family transporter subunit IID — protein sequence MSENVKRAAKAPEEITKKDVTKAYLRWHFANEIPHSFERYLASSLLYGMMPILRKLYKDDESLKAAYKRQLLFFNTQLSWGGGVITGLMASMESQRAKEEYEQSEITMQDDLMYNTKAGLMGALAGIGDAIDSGTVQYIFIAIAVPWAQQGSALGALFPFVCFALYQVLLGLFFARQAFDMGRNATGLMGSTGVKTAIDTLSVLGLFMMGILAGNYVKVSANLQFTISGKAFIIQNILDSVAPGILPLAVVMGVYFFYNKKGLKVTPALLWLTLILIVLAGVRIL from the coding sequence ATGAGTGAAAATGTAAAAAGAGCTGCTAAAGCTCCAGAAGAGATCACAAAAAAGGATGTTACTAAAGCATATTTAAGATGGCATTTTGCGAATGAAATTCCACATTCATTTGAAAGATATCTTGCATCTTCTTTGTTGTATGGAATGATGCCAATTTTAAGAAAATTATACAAAGATGATGAATCGTTAAAAGCTGCTTATAAAAGACAACTATTATTTTTCAATACTCAGTTAAGCTGGGGTGGTGGAGTTATTACTGGCTTAATGGCTTCCATGGAATCACAACGTGCAAAAGAAGAATATGAACAATCAGAAATAACAATGCAAGACGATTTGATGTATAACACAAAAGCTGGTTTAATGGGTGCACTTGCTGGAATTGGTGATGCAATTGACTCAGGGACTGTGCAATATATCTTTATTGCCATCGCAGTTCCTTGGGCTCAACAAGGTAGTGCATTAGGAGCATTGTTCCCATTCGTTTGCTTTGCTCTTTACCAAGTTTTATTGGGTCTATTCTTTGCTCGTCAAGCATTTGATATGGGACGTAACGCAACAGGATTGATGGGAAGTACAGGTGTTAAAACTGCAATCGATACTTTATCTGTTTTAGGTCTATTTATGATGGGAATCTTAGCAGGTAACTATGTAAAAGTTAGTGCAAATTTACAATTTACGATTTCTGGAAAAGCATTCATTATCCAAAATATTTTAGATTCTGTTGCTCCGGGGATTTTACCATTAGCAGTAGTTATGGGAGTTTATTTCTTCTACAATAAAAAAGGTTTAAAAGTTACACCAGCATTATTATGGTTAACATTAATTTTAATTGTTTTAGCTGGCGTTAGAATTCTATAG
- a CDS encoding PTS system mannose/fructose/N-acetylgalactosamine-transporter subunit IIB: protein MGVINLARVDERLIHGQVMVTLSQKSGVNSIFVVDEVVAKDPFMRDLYKNAGSRTGQKTIVITPEKAKFYWDEYQFKDYNCILIAKTVKVMYDLVKHGVPMKELNIGGIAQKDASKDLLVTKSVYINKEDVDRLVEMKDKYGVENIYFQATPSAPKTELKDVVSKFK, encoded by the coding sequence ATGGGTGTTATAAATTTAGCAAGAGTAGATGAACGTTTAATTCATGGGCAAGTTATGGTGACTCTTTCACAAAAGAGCGGGGTAAATTCAATTTTTGTAGTAGATGAAGTTGTAGCAAAAGACCCATTCATGAGAGATTTATATAAAAATGCAGGTAGCCGTACTGGACAAAAAACAATAGTAATTACGCCAGAGAAAGCTAAATTCTATTGGGATGAATATCAGTTTAAAGATTATAATTGTATCTTGATAGCAAAAACTGTAAAAGTTATGTATGACTTGGTTAAACATGGAGTGCCAATGAAAGAATTGAATATTGGAGGTATTGCACAAAAAGATGCAAGTAAAGATTTACTAGTTACAAAATCTGTTTATATAAACAAAGAGGATGTAGATAGATTAGTAGAAATGAAAGATAAATATGGAGTAGAGAATATCTATTTCCAAGCTACTCCTTCTGCTCCTAAAACAGAATTGAAAGATGTTGTTAGTAAATTTAAATAA
- a CDS encoding PTS sugar transporter subunit IIA, with amino-acid sequence MLGIVIATHGTLSNGIKDAAEVIMGNTENIATVNLNAGDDIEKLGKKINNAILGVNQGDGVAVLVDLVSASPYNQSVLVTNQLERELKDKVYIIGGVNLPMLLEIINHQILGTQIEIVAKSAAEKAKECISSWHCPIDVDANAADEDDDF; translated from the coding sequence ATGTTAGGAATTGTAATCGCCACACATGGTACCTTAAGCAACGGTATAAAAGACGCAGCTGAAGTTATTATGGGGAATACAGAAAATATCGCAACTGTAAATTTAAATGCAGGAGATGATATTGAGAAACTTGGTAAGAAGATAAATAACGCTATTTTAGGAGTAAATCAAGGTGATGGTGTTGCGGTATTAGTTGATTTAGTGAGCGCAAGTCCATATAACCAATCAGTTCTTGTTACAAACCAATTAGAGAGGGAATTAAAAGATAAAGTTTATATTATTGGTGGAGTTAACTTACCTATGTTATTAGAAATAATCAATCATCAAATTTTAGGGACACAAATTGAAATAGTTGCAAAATCAGCTGCAGAGAAAGCAAAAGAATGTATTAGTTCATGGCATTGTCCTATTGATGTAGATGCTAATGCAGCTGATGAAGATGATGATTTTTGA
- the uxuA gene encoding mannonate dehydratase, which yields MKWGFRWYGAKDSIPLKHFRQVPGTDGVVGTLLNKLPGDVWEIDEIKEFKASIEKEGLELLGIESVAVHDAIKARTKDCDHYIDNYIQTIRNLAACDIHLVCYSFKPIFGWAKTNLKYENPDGSYSLLFDQSVVEHMDASEMFKLINSQSNGFKLPGWEEERLKKFNDLMKMYENIKEEDLFDNLAYFLKKVIPVCEEVDVKMGIHPDDPPWEIFNLPRVTKNLEDYKRIINIIDSPYNGVTLCTGSLGANPETDLVKVIHELGNRIQFVHLRNVEFLGKQKFRESAHLSIDGSLDMYALMKALIDVNFDGVIRPDHGRSIWDEIAMPGYGLYDRALGFTYLKGLHEAITKSRKENGLEQ from the coding sequence ATGAAGTGGGGATTTAGATGGTATGGAGCGAAAGACTCTATTCCTTTAAAACATTTCAGGCAAGTTCCAGGAACAGATGGTGTTGTAGGGACCTTATTAAATAAGTTACCTGGAGATGTTTGGGAAATTGATGAAATTAAAGAATTTAAGGCTTCAATTGAAAAAGAGGGATTGGAGTTACTTGGTATTGAAAGTGTTGCAGTTCATGATGCGATTAAAGCAAGAACAAAAGACTGTGATCATTATATTGATAATTATATTCAAACAATTAGAAATTTAGCAGCATGTGATATTCATTTAGTATGTTATAGTTTTAAACCAATTTTCGGATGGGCCAAGACAAATTTGAAATATGAAAACCCAGATGGTAGTTATTCATTGTTGTTTGATCAGTCTGTTGTAGAACATATGGATGCGAGTGAGATGTTTAAGCTTATAAATAGTCAATCTAACGGGTTTAAATTACCTGGATGGGAAGAAGAACGTCTGAAAAAGTTTAATGATTTGATGAAAATGTATGAAAATATTAAAGAAGAAGATTTATTTGACAATCTTGCATACTTTCTAAAAAAAGTTATTCCTGTCTGTGAAGAAGTTGATGTGAAAATGGGGATTCATCCGGATGATCCACCATGGGAAATCTTTAATCTTCCAAGGGTAACTAAAAATTTAGAGGATTATAAAAGAATAATAAATATTATTGATTCTCCTTATAATGGTGTAACACTTTGCACAGGATCTTTAGGTGCAAATCCAGAAACAGATTTAGTCAAAGTCATACATGAATTAGGAAATAGAATTCAATTTGTACATTTAAGAAATGTTGAATTTTTGGGAAAACAAAAATTTAGAGAATCTGCTCATTTGAGTATTGATGGATCATTGGATATGTATGCACTTATGAAGGCGCTTATAGATGTTAATTTTGATGGTGTCATCCGTCCAGATCATGGTCGTTCAATTTGGGATGAAATAGCAATGCCAGGATATGGTTTATATGATCGTGCTTTAGGTTTTACTTATTTAAAAGGATTGCATGAAGCTATCACAAAATCTCGAAAAGAAAATGGATTGGAGCAATAA
- a CDS encoding bifunctional 4-hydroxy-2-oxoglutarate aldolase/2-dehydro-3-deoxy-phosphogluconate aldolase: MSVDVYKKLGEIKLLPLYTATDLKYLDDLEEILLRNDVPFIEVTFRSNLALEAINKLSQSGKLIVGAGTVRTLEEAKKAIENGASFIVSPAVIPEIIEYCIENKVPVFPGTATPTDIQKVVSYGLHVVKYFPADIYGGLKAIKALSGPFYDVKFLPTGGINADNFIDYVSNDNILAVGGSFIISEKMIKEEGKEKTSNLLKSLVDQIKA; the protein is encoded by the coding sequence ATGAGTGTAGATGTATATAAAAAATTAGGAGAAATAAAGTTATTACCACTTTATACTGCGACTGATTTAAAGTATTTAGATGATTTGGAAGAGATTCTTTTAAGAAATGATGTACCTTTTATAGAAGTAACATTTAGAAGCAATCTGGCTTTAGAAGCAATTAATAAACTTTCACAATCGGGTAAGTTAATTGTTGGAGCAGGAACTGTGCGTACATTAGAAGAAGCTAAGAAGGCAATTGAAAATGGAGCAAGTTTTATAGTTTCTCCAGCAGTGATTCCAGAGATAATCGAATATTGTATTGAAAACAAAGTTCCAGTTTTTCCTGGAACAGCAACTCCAACTGATATTCAAAAAGTCGTTAGTTATGGACTTCATGTTGTAAAGTATTTCCCAGCAGATATTTATGGTGGTTTAAAAGCAATTAAAGCATTAAGTGGACCATTCTATGATGTGAAATTCTTGCCGACAGGAGGAATTAATGCAGATAACTTTATAGATTATGTTAGTAATGATAATATTTTAGCGGTTGGTGGATCTTTTATTATTTCTGAAAAAATGATTAAAGAGGAAGGTAAAGAGAAGACAAGTAACTTGTTAAAATCATTAGTTGATCAAATTAAAGCTTAG
- a CDS encoding ABC transporter ATP-binding protein, with translation MSIIQTKKLTKSYGSKNSVYDINLTANEGEIYGFLGLNGAGKTTTMRMLLKMVNPTSGEIYYSGKSISKLPSEFWNQVGYLIETPHAYPNLTVEENLILYAKQRLIPDSEIKKRIDDISQHLLLDNYLQVKVKDLSLGNNQKIGLAKALIHRPKILLLDEPTNGLDPEGLVVVRNSLLEMAKEGTTIFISSHLLDEMEKLVSRIGILAHGCLLRELNFSEFETCRESKLYIKTDGSVENLEHYLATKNLQCTSVSEQEILVSDISINQYSALLQQLENQKLNPMIFQPVNESLEEFFLRTIKEGKSL, from the coding sequence TTGTCAATAATACAAACGAAGAAGTTAACAAAGAGTTACGGATCAAAAAATAGTGTTTATGATATTAATCTGACAGCTAATGAAGGTGAAATATATGGCTTTCTAGGATTAAACGGTGCAGGAAAAACAACTACAATGAGGATGTTGCTTAAAATGGTTAATCCTACATCTGGTGAAATTTATTACTCTGGAAAATCAATTTCAAAGCTACCTTCTGAATTTTGGAATCAGGTGGGTTACTTAATTGAAACACCACATGCTTATCCCAATCTTACAGTAGAAGAAAATCTTATATTATATGCAAAGCAAAGACTAATACCAGATTCAGAAATTAAGAAACGAATAGATGACATTTCACAGCATCTATTGCTAGATAATTACCTACAGGTTAAGGTAAAAGATCTTTCTCTAGGAAACAATCAAAAAATTGGATTAGCTAAGGCGCTTATTCATAGGCCAAAAATTCTTTTGTTAGACGAACCAACAAATGGATTGGATCCGGAGGGGCTTGTAGTTGTTCGTAATTCTCTATTAGAAATGGCTAAAGAGGGGACAACTATTTTTATTTCAAGCCATCTATTAGATGAGATGGAAAAGCTGGTAAGCCGAATTGGTATATTAGCACATGGATGTCTGCTACGAGAATTAAATTTTTCGGAATTTGAAACCTGCAGAGAATCAAAGCTTTACATAAAAACAGATGGCTCCGTCGAGAATCTTGAACATTATCTTGCTACAAAAAACTTGCAATGCACATCAGTAAGTGAACAGGAAATACTTGTTTCGGATATATCTATTAACCAATATTCTGCTTTATTACAGCAGTTAGAAAATCAAAAATTGAATCCAATGATTTTTCAACCTGTAAATGAAAGCTTAGAAGAATTCTTTCTTAGAACAATTAAGGAGGGCAAATCATTATGA
- a CDS encoding ABC transporter permease, with product MKQIWSMTKIEFYKIIRGHIPIYILAFYSFLLLIHMQDKTWEEFLKNTFFMYSTVIGLMGFGILSSWVFGREYQDQTFKDLLSLPISRTSLVCAKFFALGLSFLGITVLAIGGTFAMGLCLDFTNFDVLLTGTLLKRLGIVTLYNCSLSFLFPLIASITRGILAPVSTSFVSIIIAAIFGSQPLGRYIPWTISGIYLNNPQLINWISKLTILAILFIGVYGTILWWNYVDQK from the coding sequence ATGAAACAGATATGGTCAATGACTAAAATTGAGTTTTACAAAATAATACGGGGGCATATACCAATTTATATTTTAGCTTTTTATAGTTTTTTGTTACTTATCCATATGCAGGATAAAACGTGGGAAGAATTTTTGAAAAATACTTTTTTTATGTATTCTACTGTTATTGGATTAATGGGATTTGGTATTTTAAGCAGCTGGGTATTTGGTAGAGAGTATCAGGATCAAACTTTTAAAGATCTTTTATCATTGCCAATTTCTCGTACAAGTTTAGTATGTGCAAAGTTCTTTGCTTTAGGATTAAGTTTTTTAGGCATAACGGTATTAGCAATTGGTGGGACATTTGCCATGGGTTTGTGCTTGGATTTTACAAATTTTGATGTGTTATTGACTGGAACTCTTCTAAAAAGGTTAGGTATAGTAACACTCTATAATTGTAGTCTTAGTTTTCTATTCCCACTTATCGCTAGCATCACGCGAGGAATATTGGCTCCCGTTAGTACTTCCTTTGTATCTATAATTATAGCTGCCATTTTTGGATCACAGCCCTTAGGCCGTTATATCCCGTGGACAATTTCAGGAATATATTTAAATAATCCTCAGCTTATTAATTGGATCAGTAAATTAACGATTTTGGCTATTTTATTTATTGGTGTTTATGGTACTATATTATGGTGGAATTATGTAGACCAAAAATAG
- a CDS encoding TetR/AcrR family transcriptional regulator, which produces MNENVSRRRGVILENAILDQAWLLLNQIGYSKLTMDEVARAAKTNKNAIYRRWPQKCYLIFAALSRHAPSIELEVSDHGSLREDLKALFNVLNLFEIIRPDDLRDVILDMLSNMTPYDLFNVINNGNGLRESTETIITRANHRKEISLSVDNISEKALNLPAILIINELVLHGRITETNAEDIIDNILLPIYKACK; this is translated from the coding sequence ATGAATGAAAATGTTAGTAGACGCCGTGGCGTTATACTTGAAAATGCGATTTTAGATCAGGCTTGGTTATTGCTTAATCAAATAGGATATAGCAAATTGACTATGGATGAGGTAGCTCGTGCTGCAAAAACCAACAAAAATGCTATTTATCGTCGATGGCCACAAAAATGTTATCTTATTTTTGCCGCATTAAGCCGACATGCACCATCAATAGAATTAGAAGTCAGTGATCATGGTTCGCTAAGAGAAGATTTAAAGGCCTTATTTAATGTTTTAAATCTATTTGAAATTATCAGGCCCGATGATCTACGAGATGTAATTTTAGATATGCTTTCTAATATGACGCCTTACGATTTATTTAATGTTATAAACAACGGAAATGGTCTTCGTGAATCAACTGAAACTATTATAACGCGAGCTAATCATCGCAAAGAGATTTCACTTTCAGTAGATAATATTTCTGAAAAGGCTTTAAATTTACCAGCTATACTAATTATAAATGAGCTTGTTTTACATGGAAGGATCACAGAAACGAATGCCGAGGATATTATTGACAATATTTTACTTCCTATATATAAAGCGTGTAAATAA